A region of Brevundimonas sp. NIBR10 DNA encodes the following proteins:
- the tatB gene encoding Sec-independent protein translocase protein TatB: MGGLTPGIGGLEWVVIGLVALVVVGPERLPGLLRQLGKWVSKARGMANEFRASFDEMARQSELDDLRKEVEALRTGQSPYSPVRLGAEADAAFKDIRNELEKPLTDEAVAADPAMTPQASEWPYGDPVMLPLADPPLVALPEEAPVVPVARKPARKPRAKAATAVSAPVKAKGGSAAKSPVKAATKAPAKAKPRTSRNSKLDL; encoded by the coding sequence ATGGGCGGTCTGACCCCGGGGATCGGGGGCCTGGAATGGGTAGTGATCGGACTGGTGGCCCTGGTGGTCGTCGGGCCCGAACGGCTGCCTGGCCTGCTGCGTCAGCTCGGCAAATGGGTGAGCAAGGCGCGCGGCATGGCCAACGAGTTCCGCGCCAGCTTCGACGAAATGGCCCGCCAGTCCGAGCTGGATGACCTGCGCAAGGAGGTCGAGGCCCTGCGCACCGGCCAGTCGCCCTATTCGCCCGTCCGCCTGGGGGCCGAGGCCGACGCGGCGTTCAAGGACATCCGGAACGAGCTCGAAAAACCCCTGACCGACGAGGCCGTGGCCGCCGATCCGGCGATGACGCCCCAGGCCTCGGAATGGCCCTACGGCGATCCCGTCATGCTGCCGCTCGCCGACCCGCCGCTGGTCGCCCTGCCGGAGGAAGCACCGGTCGTGCCAGTCGCCAGAAAGCCGGCCCGTAAGCCGCGCGCAAAAGCTGCCACAGCCGTCTCCGCGCCCGTGAAGGCCAAGGGCGGGAGCGCCGCCAAGTCTCCGGTCAAGGCCGCCACCAAGGCTCCGGCCAAGGCCAAACCCCGCACATCGCGTAACTCGAAGCTCGACCTATGA
- a CDS encoding twin-arginine translocase TatA/TatE family subunit, producing the protein MGSFSIWHWAIVAVIVLLLFGGRGKLSGLMGDAAKGIKAFREGLKDDAKKDGPTDGVSSLPRTEAEKEELKR; encoded by the coding sequence GTGGGCAGCTTCAGCATCTGGCATTGGGCCATCGTCGCCGTCATCGTGCTGCTGTTGTTCGGTGGCCGTGGCAAGCTGTCGGGCCTGATGGGCGACGCGGCCAAGGGTATCAAGGCGTTCCGCGAGGGTCTCAAGGACGACGCCAAGAAGGACGGCCCCACTGATGGTGTGTCCTCCCTGCCGCGCACCGAGGCCGAGAAGGAAGAGCTGAAGCGCTAG
- the rnhA gene encoding ribonuclease HI encodes MSTPSSHVIIHTDGACKGNPGPGGWGAILQASGKTKEMSGGEPLTTNNRMELTAAIMALEALTRPCRIDLHTDSKYVMDGITKWIHGWKARGWRTADKSPVKNDDLWKRLDAARARHEVKWHWVKGHAGHELNERADQLANRGIAEMRSARAG; translated from the coding sequence ATGAGCACACCGTCTTCTCACGTCATCATCCACACCGACGGTGCCTGCAAGGGCAACCCGGGGCCCGGCGGCTGGGGCGCGATACTGCAAGCGTCCGGCAAGACCAAGGAAATGTCGGGGGGCGAACCCCTGACGACCAACAACCGGATGGAACTGACCGCCGCCATCATGGCGCTGGAGGCCTTGACCCGCCCGTGCCGGATCGACCTGCACACCGACAGCAAATACGTCATGGACGGGATCACCAAATGGATCCACGGCTGGAAGGCGCGGGGCTGGCGGACAGCGGACAAGTCCCCGGTCAAGAACGACGACCTGTGGAAACGCCTTGATGCCGCCCGCGCCCGGCATGAGGTCAAGTGGCACTGGGTCAAGGGCCACGCCGGTCACGAACTGAACGAACGCGCCGACCAGTTGGCCAATCGCGGCATCGCCGAGATGCGGTCTGCACGCGCGGGCTGA
- a CDS encoding class I SAM-dependent methyltransferase, translating to MAGIIGTLRRRWHKVTGEAQRRKQAVAAMRTDDAIIQLEQRIDLLERTAALLSTEINASTAETRLLHRANRPLARRDVIERPPLVHGGPGNQIFDVSTMCRESDFHTAWFTHWSLQTGFWPRYHRKLWEYVFICQCLYERGLIAPHMRGVGFGVGEEVLPALFAAHGCEIVATDLGPEGAVGTGWIETAQHAHDRDSLRRPDICPEDIFDRNVSFQACDMNAIDPGLKGFDFCWSSCAFEHLGSIEHGLRFVENSIDCLRPGGWAVHTTEFNLFSNDETIDNQGTVLFRRRDFEELQRRLTLKGHRMAPLRLDLGEGVIENVIDVPPFSTDVSLRIAISGFATTSFGLLIQRAPTSPEPLTKPEVADDHQQILTYLMSQNVDERRHGVVVAADRLKRIDAMTPVQAQLFHQALLDAILAERDHDMLASEAKGLAESVWPLTGLAPLDQLAEFAPFLPYDAAVFVLLVLERRGDPGDADRLESGLGARTIYPTDEAKRLIAQLRAKQTSISDL from the coding sequence ATGGCGGGAATCATCGGCACGCTTCGTCGCCGCTGGCACAAGGTGACGGGCGAAGCCCAACGCCGGAAGCAGGCGGTTGCGGCCATGCGGACGGATGACGCAATCATTCAACTCGAACAGCGGATTGATTTGCTGGAACGGACAGCTGCCCTTCTAAGCACCGAAATCAACGCGAGTACTGCCGAGACACGCCTCCTGCATCGAGCAAATCGTCCACTCGCCCGGCGCGATGTGATCGAAAGGCCTCCGCTCGTCCATGGCGGGCCCGGAAACCAGATTTTCGACGTTTCGACCATGTGTCGTGAAAGCGATTTTCATACCGCCTGGTTCACGCACTGGAGCCTGCAGACCGGGTTCTGGCCCCGGTATCATCGAAAACTGTGGGAGTATGTGTTCATTTGCCAGTGCCTCTACGAACGCGGCCTCATTGCGCCTCATATGCGTGGAGTCGGTTTCGGCGTAGGCGAAGAGGTGTTGCCGGCGCTGTTTGCGGCTCATGGATGCGAAATCGTCGCCACTGATCTAGGGCCAGAAGGTGCAGTTGGCACGGGTTGGATCGAAACCGCGCAACACGCCCACGACCGGGATTCACTGCGGCGCCCCGATATCTGTCCGGAAGATATTTTCGACCGAAATGTGTCGTTCCAGGCCTGCGACATGAACGCGATCGATCCTGGTTTGAAAGGTTTCGATTTTTGCTGGTCGTCTTGTGCTTTCGAACACCTTGGATCGATAGAACATGGGCTGCGCTTCGTTGAAAATTCGATCGACTGCCTGAGGCCCGGCGGCTGGGCGGTCCACACGACGGAATTCAATCTCTTCTCGAATGACGAAACGATCGACAATCAAGGCACGGTTCTGTTTCGCAGACGAGACTTCGAAGAACTGCAGCGCAGGCTGACTCTGAAGGGCCATCGCATGGCCCCTCTTCGACTCGATCTCGGCGAAGGCGTCATTGAGAATGTGATCGACGTCCCACCATTCAGTACCGATGTCAGCTTGAGAATCGCCATTTCAGGCTTCGCGACAACGTCGTTTGGACTACTGATCCAGCGAGCGCCGACATCGCCTGAGCCTCTCACGAAGCCGGAAGTCGCGGACGATCATCAACAGATATTGACCTATCTGATGAGCCAGAATGTCGACGAGCGACGCCACGGCGTGGTTGTGGCGGCGGACCGCCTCAAGCGAATCGACGCCATGACGCCGGTCCAAGCTCAGCTGTTCCATCAGGCTCTGCTCGACGCCATTCTAGCAGAGCGTGATCACGACATGCTTGCGTCCGAGGCAAAGGGTCTTGCGGAGTCCGTATGGCCATTGACCGGCCTTGCGCCTCTGGACCAGCTGGCGGAGTTCGCGCCTTTCCTGCCATACGACGCCGCTGTCTTCGTCTTGTTGGTATTGGAGCGAAGGGGCGATCCTGGAGATGCGGATCGACTGGAAAGTGGTCTGGGAGCCAGAACGATCTATCCTACAGATGAGGCCAAACGGCTGATCGCGCAGCTTCGCGCGAAGCAGACTTCGATTTCCGACCTGTAG
- the tatC gene encoding twin-arginine translocase subunit TatC, with protein sequence MTRDESEIEASRAPLMDHLIELRGRLVVCVIAFVLAFFLCFFFAAQIQIVLIKPFQAASAVHAAAAATGGHGNMIDLLMVTAGLKPIPEGGQAAVQLIATAPLEQLFSKMKIAGFGAIVLAFPVIAWQLYRFVAPGLYRNERGAFLPFLIAAPVLFCLGGGLVYFVMLPLVMWFSLSQQIVSDGISVALMTKISEYLSLVTSLILAFGLCFQLPVITTLLGIAGIVSSKMMAEVRRYAIVAVVVVAAVVTPPDPISQLMLAVPLVLLYEISIWCVRAIEWRRGKGETSPAA encoded by the coding sequence ATGACCCGCGACGAGTCTGAAATCGAAGCCTCGCGCGCTCCCCTGATGGATCATCTGATCGAGCTGCGCGGGCGCCTGGTCGTGTGCGTGATCGCCTTCGTCCTGGCCTTCTTCCTGTGCTTCTTCTTTGCGGCCCAGATCCAGATCGTGCTGATCAAGCCGTTCCAGGCGGCCTCGGCGGTCCATGCCGCCGCGGCGGCGACTGGCGGGCACGGTAACATGATCGATCTGCTGATGGTTACGGCCGGACTAAAACCGATCCCGGAGGGCGGCCAGGCGGCGGTGCAACTTATCGCCACCGCGCCGCTGGAACAGCTGTTCTCCAAGATGAAGATCGCCGGGTTCGGGGCCATCGTCCTGGCCTTTCCGGTCATCGCCTGGCAGCTGTACCGGTTCGTGGCACCGGGGCTGTATCGCAACGAGCGCGGGGCCTTCCTGCCGTTCCTGATCGCGGCACCCGTGCTGTTCTGCCTGGGGGGAGGGCTGGTCTATTTCGTCATGCTGCCGCTGGTCATGTGGTTCTCGCTGAGCCAGCAGATCGTTTCGGACGGCATCTCCGTCGCCCTGATGACCAAGATCAGCGAATACCTCAGCCTGGTGACGTCCCTGATCCTGGCGTTCGGCCTGTGCTTCCAGCTGCCGGTCATCACCACCCTGCTGGGCATCGCCGGCATCGTGTCGTCAAAGATGATGGCCGAGGTCCGCCGCTATGCCATCGTCGCGGTGGTCGTCGTTGCCGCCGTCGTCACCCCGCCCGACCCCATCAGCCAGCTGATGCTCGCGGTGCCGCTGGTGCTGCTCTACGAGATCTCGATCTGGTGCGTGCGCGCGATCGAGTGGCGGCGAGGGAAGGGTGAGACATCACCGGCTGCCTGA
- the glnA gene encoding type I glutamate--ammonia ligase translates to MSTAEKILKEIKDKDVKYVDVRFTDTKGRLQHVTFDIDLVDEDFLNEGTMFDGSSIAGWKAINESDMLLKPDLTTAYIDPFYQATTMFLFCDVMNPDTGEPYNRDSRSMAKKALQYIQSAGVGDVVYFGPEAEFFIFDDVRWTTQPGNTGYSYDSIELPANTGSEYTEGNMGHRPGPKGGYFPVNPVDSGQDLRAEMLGVMRDMGMQPEKHHHEVAPAQHELGLKFSDMLTMADRLQLYKYIIHNVAAAYGKSATFMAKPMFADNGSGMHVHMSIWKDGKPQFAGDKYAGLSQECLWYIGGIIKHAKAINAFANSTTNSYKRLVPGYEAPVKLAYSARNRSASIRIPWVSSPKGKRLEARFPDPMGNPYLTFTALLMAGLDGIENQIDPGAPADKNLYDLPPEERGSIPEVCGSLKEALENLDKDRAFLKKGGVMDDDFIDSYIELKMEEVMRLALHPHPVEFDMYYSC, encoded by the coding sequence AACACGTCACCTTCGACATCGACCTGGTCGACGAGGATTTCCTCAACGAAGGCACGATGTTCGACGGCTCCTCGATCGCCGGCTGGAAGGCGATCAACGAGTCGGACATGCTGCTCAAGCCCGACCTGACGACGGCCTATATCGACCCGTTCTATCAGGCCACGACGATGTTCCTGTTCTGCGACGTCATGAACCCGGACACCGGCGAACCCTACAACCGCGACAGCCGCTCCATGGCCAAGAAGGCCCTGCAGTACATTCAGTCGGCCGGCGTGGGCGACGTGGTCTATTTCGGGCCGGAAGCCGAGTTCTTCATCTTCGACGACGTGCGCTGGACGACCCAGCCGGGCAACACCGGCTATTCCTACGACTCGATCGAACTGCCGGCCAACACGGGCTCGGAATACACCGAGGGCAACATGGGCCACCGCCCCGGGCCCAAGGGTGGCTATTTCCCCGTCAACCCGGTCGACTCCGGTCAGGACCTGCGCGCCGAGATGCTGGGCGTGATGCGCGACATGGGCATGCAGCCCGAGAAGCACCACCACGAGGTGGCCCCGGCCCAGCACGAGCTCGGCCTGAAGTTCTCGGACATGCTGACCATGGCCGACCGGCTGCAGCTCTATAAGTACATCATCCACAACGTGGCGGCCGCCTACGGCAAGTCGGCGACCTTCATGGCCAAGCCGATGTTCGCGGACAACGGCTCGGGCATGCACGTCCACATGTCGATCTGGAAGGACGGCAAGCCCCAGTTCGCGGGCGACAAGTACGCCGGTCTGAGCCAGGAATGCCTGTGGTACATCGGCGGCATCATCAAGCACGCCAAGGCCATCAACGCCTTCGCCAACTCGACCACCAACTCCTACAAGCGCCTGGTCCCCGGCTATGAAGCCCCGGTCAAGCTGGCGTACTCCGCCCGCAACCGCTCGGCTTCGATCCGTATCCCATGGGTGTCGTCGCCCAAGGGCAAGCGTCTGGAAGCCCGCTTCCCCGATCCGATGGGCAACCCCTATCTGACCTTCACCGCCCTGCTGATGGCTGGCCTGGACGGGATCGAGAACCAGATCGATCCGGGCGCGCCCGCCGACAAGAACCTGTACGACCTGCCGCCAGAAGAACGCGGCTCGATCCCCGAGGTCTGCGGTTCGCTGAAGGAAGCCCTCGAGAACCTCGACAAGGACCGCGCCTTCCTCAAGAAGGGCGGCGTCATGGATGACGACTTCATCGACAGCTACATCGAGCTGAAGATGGAAGAGGTCATGCGCCTGGCCCTGCACCCACACCCGGTCGAGTTCGACATGTACTACAGCTGCTGA
- a CDS encoding NfeD family protein, giving the protein MDTLIDLYSAQPFWLWLAIGALLLAVEAAASTEWLLWPAVSAGIVAVVTALGLSLGLAGEVGLFAALTLASTLLSRRLVQRVNPDDQPDINDRDRRLIGQKATVVEPFVDGRGRVFVSGAEWSAELDGDTPAIAESVVVTAVGSGRLTVKATT; this is encoded by the coding sequence ATGGACACCTTGATCGACCTCTATTCGGCCCAGCCCTTCTGGCTCTGGCTCGCCATCGGTGCCCTGTTGCTGGCGGTCGAGGCGGCAGCCTCGACCGAATGGCTGCTTTGGCCGGCGGTTTCGGCCGGGATCGTGGCGGTGGTCACCGCCCTGGGCCTGTCGCTGGGTCTGGCCGGAGAGGTGGGGCTGTTCGCGGCCCTGACCTTGGCCTCGACCCTGCTCTCGCGTCGGCTGGTCCAGCGCGTCAATCCCGACGACCAGCCCGACATCAACGATCGCGACCGCCGCCTGATCGGGCAGAAGGCGACGGTGGTCGAACCGTTCGTCGATGGCCGGGGACGCGTCTTCGTATCGGGTGCCGAATGGTCGGCCGAACTGGACGGAGACACGCCGGCCATCGCTGAGTCCGTCGTGGTGACGGCGGTGGGAAGTGGCAGGCTGACGGTCAAAGCCACGACATGA